A region of Cataglyphis hispanica isolate Lineage 1 chromosome 6, ULB_Chis1_1.0, whole genome shotgun sequence DNA encodes the following proteins:
- the LOC126850644 gene encoding proteasome subunit alpha type-2, whose product MASERYSFSLTTFSPSGKLVQIEYALAAVAAGAPSVGIKALNGVVLATENKHKSILYDEHSVSKVEMITKHIGMVYSGMGPDYRLLVKQARKMAQQYLLVYREPIPTAQLVQRVAMVMQEYTQSGGVRPFGVSLLICGWDNDRPYLFQCDPSGTYFAWKATAMGKNFINGKTFLEKRYSEDLELDDAVHTAILTLKEGFEGQMTADNIEVGICDANGFRKLDPSNVKDYLANIP is encoded by the exons ATGGCTTCGGAGCGGTACAGTTTTTCGTTAACCACTTTCag tccATCGGGCAAGCTAGTGCAGATAGAATATGCTCTGGCTGCGGTAGCCGCCGGTGCCCCGAGCGTGGGTATCAAGGCGTTGAACGGCGTCGTTCTCGCCACCGAGAACAAGCACAAATCTATCCTCTATGATGAGCACAGTGTCAGTAAAGTCGAAATGATTACAAAGCATATCGGCATGGTTTATAGCGGCATGGGTCCAGACTATAGATTGTTGGTAAAGCAAGCGCGAAAAATGGCACAACAGTATCTCCTGGTTTATCGGGAACCTATCCCGACTGCGCAGCTCGTTCAACGCGTTGCAATGGTCATGCAAGAATATACACAATCTGG agGTGTCAGGCCCTTTGGAGTGTCTCTTCTGATTTGTGGTTGGGACAATGATAGGCCCTATCTATTCCAATGCGATCCGTCTGGCACGTATTTTGCATGGAAAGCAACTGCAATGggtaaaaatttcatcaatgGTAAAACATTTCTCGAAAAAAGGTACAGCGAGGATCTGGAATTGGACGATGCTGTTCACACTGCCATTCTTACACTGAAAGAAGGTTTTGAAGGTCAAATGACTGCAGATAATATCGAAGTTGGCATTTGCGACGCAAATGGATTCAGAAAGTTGGATCCTTCCAATGTTAAAGATTATCTTGCCAATATTCCTTAa